The Streptomyces sp. NBC_00236 DNA window ACTGCGGCCCCTCCGAGTCCACCACCACGTGCCCGATCTCCCCGGCGAAACCGTGCGCACCGCGCAGCAGCTCGCCGTTGATCACCAGGGCGCCGCCGACGCCGATCTCACCGGTCAGATAGAGGAAGGTCCGGATCCGGCCCAGCCCGCCGAACCACAGCTCGGCCAGCGCCGCCAGATTCGCCTCGTTCTCCGAACTGACCGTCAGCGCCTCGTGACCGGGGCGCTCGGCTGCCAGGGCGGCGGCGAACAGCTCCTCGGCGGGCACCTGGTTCCAGCCCAGGTTCGGCGCCTGACGCACCGAGCCGCCGGAGACCAGACCGGGCAGCGCCAGCGCCACGCCGACCGGGAACAGCTCCTGCTCGCGCGCCGAGTCCAGGGTGCGCGCGGCGATCCTGGCCGCCCGCGCCAGTACCTCGGCGGGCGGCGCGCCGCGGTTGTCGAGATGCTCGGTGAGCCGGACCCGGCCGGTCCCGGCCAGGTCGACGACCACCACCGACACGTAGTCGATGTTGACCTCGACGCCGAGCCCGGCCGGTCCGGTGCGGGCCGTCTTGAGCGCGGTTCCCGGCCGGCCGGCCTGGCCGCTGAACGTCTTGCCCGACTCCGTGAGGAACCCGCTGTCGAGCAGCTGCTCGACGAGCGAGGACACGGCGGCCCGGGTCAGCCCCACCCGCGCGGCGACCCCGGCCCGGGTCGCCTCACCCTCGCCCTCGTCACGGACGGCTCGCAGCACGAGGCTGAGGTTGCTGCGCCGGACGGTGTCCTTGTCGGCCTTGGGCCCCAGCGGCGTGAGGTTGCTCTTCATATCGGTGCCGAGCCTATGCGATCCCGTACGTCAGTACGGTCGCGATGTCCCGGTCCGGTCGCTCACGGGGAGCGGCCGGACCGGGTGGCACTCAGGCCGTGGCCCCGCGCGCCTTGAGCATGTCGGCCATGAGGGCGATCTCCGACCGCTGCCCCAGGACCATGCCCGAGGCCAGGTTCCGGATCTCGTCGGTCCCCGCCGCGGTGGCGGCCGCCTGCGCCATCTCAGCCCCGGCCCGGTGATGCGCGGTCATCAGCCTCAGGAAGCGCACCTCGGCGTCCCGGCCCTTGGCCGCGCGGAGCGCGTCGAGCTCGGTGTCGGTCGCCATACCGGGCATCAGTGCGCCGTCCCGCGGTGTGACGGTATGGCCCATCCACGCCATGGGCGGCCCGGGTGAGCTCTTCGCACGGCCCCACGTCTCCAGCCAGCCCAGCATCATGCCGCGCTGGTTGGCCTGGGTGTTGATGATGTCGTACGCGAGCCGGCGCACCGCCACATCGGAGGTGCGGTCCCGGACAATGAACGACATCTCGACGGCCTGCTGGTGGTGGACCGCCATGTCGCGCGCGAATCCGACATCGGCCGAGGCCTCGGCGGGAGCCGCGGCGGACGCGGTGGCGGAGGGCGCCGAGGAGGAAGGGCGTACGAGCATCAGCGCGACCAGACCGAGCGCGAGCAGCAGCACGGCCCCGCCGGCCAGCACCATCGGCCGTGACACACGGGCCGGGGACGTCACTTGGCGATCCCGCCGGAGCAGGCGGCGCCCGGCTCCGGGGTCTGCGGGCCCTG harbors:
- a CDS encoding ROK family protein encodes the protein MKSNLTPLGPKADKDTVRRSNLSLVLRAVRDEGEGEATRAGVAARVGLTRAAVSSLVEQLLDSGFLTESGKTFSGQAGRPGTALKTARTGPAGLGVEVNIDYVSVVVVDLAGTGRVRLTEHLDNRGAPPAEVLARAARIAARTLDSAREQELFPVGVALALPGLVSGGSVRQAPNLGWNQVPAEELFAAALAAERPGHEALTVSSENEANLAALAELWFGGLGRIRTFLYLTGEIGVGGALVINGELLRGAHGFAGEIGHVVVDSEGPQCRCGSRGCLEQYAGQAALLRSAGIEESGSGIGVAELERRTRSGDERAVAAVADAGRMLGRVLSGAVNLLDPDAVVLGGVYRNLMPWLAPPADEELTDRVVSGLWAPGSGRLRASSVAGDAARGAAALVMTDVLADPVAYAGRPTA
- a CDS encoding DUF305 domain-containing protein, coding for MVLAGGAVLLLALGLVALMLVRPSSSAPSATASAAAPAEASADVGFARDMAVHHQQAVEMSFIVRDRTSDVAVRRLAYDIINTQANQRGMMLGWLETWGRAKSSPGPPMAWMGHTVTPRDGALMPGMATDTELDALRAAKGRDAEVRFLRLMTAHHRAGAEMAQAAATAAGTDEIRNLASGMVLGQRSEIALMADMLKARGATA